The following are encoded together in the Parambassis ranga chromosome 20, fParRan2.1, whole genome shotgun sequence genome:
- the lrrc30a gene encoding leucine-rich repeat-containing protein 30a isoform X1: MRREGMGGTACKEEAKEEKRSVGREDSLTSADRIRRFTVRQFGYNVLSLARRGLKEVPDELWELLELEKLNLSLNSLKVLPPQLALLSNLVVLNLWGNQMSSLPAEVGQLRRLRVLFAYRNRLTEVPEELGSCTQLEVLSLANNQLTSLPASLSNLTRLRKLNLSHNLIAHIPTCVYNMKALVFLHLACNRLENLAENIQALVELKILIVEGNSLHSLPKALCYLTRLELLNLDFNDIKDVPQELHQLSRLEKLACHPLDKGLHIVHNPLLKPVKEVLEGGLSALFNYLRAE, translated from the exons ATGAG AAGGGAGGGCATGGGAGGAACGGCCTGCAAGGAGGAGgcgaaggaggagaagaggagcgTGGGGAGGGAGGACAGTCTGACGTCAGCAGACAGAATCCGGCGCTTCACCGTCAGACAGTTCGGATACAACGTGCTGAGCCTGGCTCGCCGGGGACTGAAG GAGGTCCCAGATGAACTGtgggagctgctggagctggagaagcTGAATCTGTCCCTCAACAGTCTGAAGGTCCTCCCTCCTCAGCTGGCTCTGCTGTCCAACCTGGTGGTGCTCAACCTGTGGGGCAACCAG atgagCAGCCTGCCAGCAGAGGTCGGACAGCTGAGGAGGCTCCGGGTCTTGTTCGCCTATAGAAACAGACTGACGGAGGTTCCTGAAGAGCTGGGGTCCTGCACACAGCTGGAG GTGTTGAGTCTGGCCAACAACCAGCTGACTTCACTGCCGGCTTCTCTGTCCAACCTGACCCGACTGAGGAAACTCAACCTGAGTCACAACCTCATCGCTCACATCCCGACCTGCGTCTACAACATGAAGGCTCTG GTGTTCCTCCATCTGGCCTGTAACCGTCTGGAGAACCTGGCAGAGAACATCCAAGCTTTGGTGGAGCTCAAGATTCTGATTGTGGAGGGAAACAGCCTGCACTCTCTGCCCAAGGCCCTCTGCTATCTGACCAG GTTGGAGCTGCTGAATTTGGATTTCAATGACATAAAAGATGTTCCACAG GAGCTGCACCAGCTGTCCCGGTTAGAGAAGCTGGCCTGCCATCCTCTGGATAAAGGACTGCACATCGTCCACAACCCGCTGCTGAAGCCAGTGAAGGAGGTGCTGGAGGGGGGGCTCAGTGCGCTCTTTAACTACCTGAGGGCGGAGTAG
- the lrrc30a gene encoding leucine-rich repeat-containing protein 30a isoform X2 has product MGGTACKEEAKEEKRSVGREDSLTSADRIRRFTVRQFGYNVLSLARRGLKEVPDELWELLELEKLNLSLNSLKVLPPQLALLSNLVVLNLWGNQMSSLPAEVGQLRRLRVLFAYRNRLTEVPEELGSCTQLEVLSLANNQLTSLPASLSNLTRLRKLNLSHNLIAHIPTCVYNMKALVFLHLACNRLENLAENIQALVELKILIVEGNSLHSLPKALCYLTRLELLNLDFNDIKDVPQELHQLSRLEKLACHPLDKGLHIVHNPLLKPVKEVLEGGLSALFNYLRAE; this is encoded by the exons ATGGGAGGAACGGCCTGCAAGGAGGAGgcgaaggaggagaagaggagcgTGGGGAGGGAGGACAGTCTGACGTCAGCAGACAGAATCCGGCGCTTCACCGTCAGACAGTTCGGATACAACGTGCTGAGCCTGGCTCGCCGGGGACTGAAG GAGGTCCCAGATGAACTGtgggagctgctggagctggagaagcTGAATCTGTCCCTCAACAGTCTGAAGGTCCTCCCTCCTCAGCTGGCTCTGCTGTCCAACCTGGTGGTGCTCAACCTGTGGGGCAACCAG atgagCAGCCTGCCAGCAGAGGTCGGACAGCTGAGGAGGCTCCGGGTCTTGTTCGCCTATAGAAACAGACTGACGGAGGTTCCTGAAGAGCTGGGGTCCTGCACACAGCTGGAG GTGTTGAGTCTGGCCAACAACCAGCTGACTTCACTGCCGGCTTCTCTGTCCAACCTGACCCGACTGAGGAAACTCAACCTGAGTCACAACCTCATCGCTCACATCCCGACCTGCGTCTACAACATGAAGGCTCTG GTGTTCCTCCATCTGGCCTGTAACCGTCTGGAGAACCTGGCAGAGAACATCCAAGCTTTGGTGGAGCTCAAGATTCTGATTGTGGAGGGAAACAGCCTGCACTCTCTGCCCAAGGCCCTCTGCTATCTGACCAG GTTGGAGCTGCTGAATTTGGATTTCAATGACATAAAAGATGTTCCACAG GAGCTGCACCAGCTGTCCCGGTTAGAGAAGCTGGCCTGCCATCCTCTGGATAAAGGACTGCACATCGTCCACAACCCGCTGCTGAAGCCAGTGAAGGAGGTGCTGGAGGGGGGGCTCAGTGCGCTCTTTAACTACCTGAGGGCGGAGTAG